One genomic segment of Labrus bergylta chromosome 17, fLabBer1.1, whole genome shotgun sequence includes these proteins:
- the trappc13 gene encoding trafficking protein particle complex subunit 13 isoform X2 gives MEVNQAKQEHLLALKVMRLTKPTLFTNLPVTCEDRDLPGDLFCQLMREDPSTIKGAETLMLGEMLTLPQNFGNIFLGETFSSYISVHNDSSQVVKDILVKADLQTSSQRLNLSASNSAVAELKPECCIDDVIHHEVKEIGTHILVCAVSYTTQYGEKLYFRKFFKFQVLKPLDVKTKFYNAETDEVFLEAQIQNITTSPMFMEKVSLEPSLMYNVTELNTVACGEQGESTFGKMSYLQPMDTRQYLYCLKPKPEYAEKAGVIKGVTVIGKLDIVWKTNLGERGRLQTSQLQRMAPGYGDIRLSLEMIPDTVNLEQPFEIICKITNCSERTMDLVLEMCNTRSIHWCGVSGRQLGKVSPAAFLSLPLTLLSSVQGLQSISGLRLTDTFLKRTYEYDDIAQVCVVCPFTSNEC, from the exons ATGGAAGTAAATCAAGCGAAACAGGAGCACCTCCTCGCTTTAAAAG TGATGCGGTTGACAAAGCCGACGCTCTTCACAAACCTGCCAGTGACATGTGAAGACAGAGACCTGCCAG GGGATTTGTTCTGTCAGCTGATGAGAGAGGACCCGTCCACCATCAAAGGAGCAGAGACCTTAATGCTGGGAGAGATGCTCACGTTACCGCAGAACTTCGG aaaTATTTTCCTGGGTGAGACCTTCTCCAGTTACATCAGTGTGCACAACGACAGCAGCCAAGTTGTGAAGGACATTCTTgtgaag GCTGACCTTCAGACCAGCTCACAGAGACTCAACCTGTCGGCGTCAAACTCGGCAGTAGCAGAACTCAAACCCGAGTGCTGCATCGATGACGTCATTCACCATGAAGTCAAAGAAATCGGAACGCACAT CTTAGTTTGTGCGGTCAGTTACACCACTCAGTACGGGGAGAAGCTTTATTTTCGGAAGTTCTTCAAATTCCAG GTGTTGAAGCCGCTGGATGTGAAGACAAAGTTCTACAATGCCGAG ACGGACGAAGTGTTCTTGGAGGCTCAGATCCAGAACATCACGACCTCCCCGATGTTCATGGAGAAGGTTTCTCTGGAGCCGTCCCTGATGTACAACGTTACAGAGCTCAACACCGTCGCGTGTGGAGAACAAGG AGAGTCCACGTTTGGGAAGATGTCCTACCTGCAGCCCATGGACACGAGGCAGTACCTGTACTGCCTGAAGCCGAAGCCAGAGTATGCAGAGAAAGCCGGCGTCATCAAGGGGGTGACGGTGATCGGAAAGCTGGACATCGTATGGAAGACCAACCTCGGGGAGCGAGGGCGGCTGCAGACCAGTCAGCTGCAACGAATG GCTCCGGGGTACGGAGACATCAGGCTGTCGCTGGAGATGATCCCTGACACTGTTAACCTTGAGCAGCCGTTTGAAATCATCTGTAAAATCACCAACTGCAG TGAGAGGACGATGGACCTGGTGCTGGAGATGTGTAACACCAGGTCGATACACTGGTGTGGTGTTTCAGGGCGACAGCTGGGGAAAGTGAGCCCTGCAGCCTTCCTCTCGCTGCCCCTCACTCTCCTCTCGTCTGTGCAGGGTCTGCAG agTATCTCTGGACTCAGACTCACAGACACGTTCTTGAAGAGGACGTACGAGTACGACGACATCGCACAAGTGTGTGTGGTCTGCCCGTTCACCAGCAACGAGTGCTAG
- the trappc13 gene encoding trafficking protein particle complex subunit 13 isoform X1, with translation MEVNQAKQEHLLALKVMRLTKPTLFTNLPVTCEDRDLPGDLFCQLMREDPSTIKGAETLMLGEMLTLPQNFGNIFLGETFSSYISVHNDSSQVVKDILVKADLQTSSQRLNLSASNSAVAELKPECCIDDVIHHEVKEIGTHILVCAVSYTTQYGEKLYFRKFFKFQVLKPLDVKTKFYNAESDLSSVTDEVFLEAQIQNITTSPMFMEKVSLEPSLMYNVTELNTVACGEQGESTFGKMSYLQPMDTRQYLYCLKPKPEYAEKAGVIKGVTVIGKLDIVWKTNLGERGRLQTSQLQRMAPGYGDIRLSLEMIPDTVNLEQPFEIICKITNCSERTMDLVLEMCNTRSIHWCGVSGRQLGKVSPAAFLSLPLTLLSSVQGLQSISGLRLTDTFLKRTYEYDDIAQVCVVCPFTSNEC, from the exons ATGGAAGTAAATCAAGCGAAACAGGAGCACCTCCTCGCTTTAAAAG TGATGCGGTTGACAAAGCCGACGCTCTTCACAAACCTGCCAGTGACATGTGAAGACAGAGACCTGCCAG GGGATTTGTTCTGTCAGCTGATGAGAGAGGACCCGTCCACCATCAAAGGAGCAGAGACCTTAATGCTGGGAGAGATGCTCACGTTACCGCAGAACTTCGG aaaTATTTTCCTGGGTGAGACCTTCTCCAGTTACATCAGTGTGCACAACGACAGCAGCCAAGTTGTGAAGGACATTCTTgtgaag GCTGACCTTCAGACCAGCTCACAGAGACTCAACCTGTCGGCGTCAAACTCGGCAGTAGCAGAACTCAAACCCGAGTGCTGCATCGATGACGTCATTCACCATGAAGTCAAAGAAATCGGAACGCACAT CTTAGTTTGTGCGGTCAGTTACACCACTCAGTACGGGGAGAAGCTTTATTTTCGGAAGTTCTTCAAATTCCAG GTGTTGAAGCCGCTGGATGTGAAGACAAAGTTCTACAATGCCGAG AGTGACCTCAGTTCTGTG ACGGACGAAGTGTTCTTGGAGGCTCAGATCCAGAACATCACGACCTCCCCGATGTTCATGGAGAAGGTTTCTCTGGAGCCGTCCCTGATGTACAACGTTACAGAGCTCAACACCGTCGCGTGTGGAGAACAAGG AGAGTCCACGTTTGGGAAGATGTCCTACCTGCAGCCCATGGACACGAGGCAGTACCTGTACTGCCTGAAGCCGAAGCCAGAGTATGCAGAGAAAGCCGGCGTCATCAAGGGGGTGACGGTGATCGGAAAGCTGGACATCGTATGGAAGACCAACCTCGGGGAGCGAGGGCGGCTGCAGACCAGTCAGCTGCAACGAATG GCTCCGGGGTACGGAGACATCAGGCTGTCGCTGGAGATGATCCCTGACACTGTTAACCTTGAGCAGCCGTTTGAAATCATCTGTAAAATCACCAACTGCAG TGAGAGGACGATGGACCTGGTGCTGGAGATGTGTAACACCAGGTCGATACACTGGTGTGGTGTTTCAGGGCGACAGCTGGGGAAAGTGAGCCCTGCAGCCTTCCTCTCGCTGCCCCTCACTCTCCTCTCGTCTGTGCAGGGTCTGCAG agTATCTCTGGACTCAGACTCACAGACACGTTCTTGAAGAGGACGTACGAGTACGACGACATCGCACAAGTGTGTGTGGTCTGCCCGTTCACCAGCAACGAGTGCTAG